DNA from Micromonospora nigra:
TCGCCGAGACCCTCAACCTATTGGTCGACGCCTCCGGCGCGCACTTCGAGACCGCAGGCTCCATGCGTAAGGGCCGGTCGGTGTTCGTCACCATGAAGCTGCCCACCGCGATGCGCATTGCCGGGGTGGACGACATGGACCTGTACCTCGCGGCCACCACCTCGCACGACGGCACCGCCGCGCTTCGCCTCGACGCGACCCCGGTGCGGATCGTGTGCGCGAACACCCAGGCCCTCGCCTATCAGCGGTCGCGTAGCTCGTACACGTTCCGGCACACCTCGAACGTGACCAGCAAGATCGCCGAGGCGCGGCAGGCCCTCGGCCTGATGTGGAAGGCGTTCCACGACTTCGAGACCGAAGCCGAGAAGATGATCAACGAGTCGTTGACCATGGGCGAGTTCGAGAAGATCGTCGCCCAGGTGTGGCCCCTCGCGGACGACGCCTCCGACACCGCGAAGAACAACGCGAAGCAGCGCACGAACACGTTGCGATACCTGATCCGAGACGCGGACACGCAGAAGGCGATCAAGGGCACCCGGTGGGCCGGCTACCAGGCCATCACCGAGTACGTGGACCACTTCGCCCCCGCCAAGACCGACCTCGCCCGCGCCTCGCGGGCGCTGACCGGTGCCGGTGCGGACCTGAAGGCCCGCGCGTTCGAGTTGCTGGCGGTCTGAGATGCGCTGGCCATGGTTCCGACGCCGGAAGAAGAGGAACAAGCCCGGCCCTGTCACCGGGGCGCACCACGCCACCGGCACGGCGAAAGTCCGTACCGAGCCGGTCGTCGCGCCACCGCCCGCCTCGGTGCCCACCGACTCGGCCGTGATCGCGCTGGCCAACGATGTGTGTGCCCAGTTCGCGCGGGCTGAGGTCGCTCGCGCGTTGGCCGGACACTCCACCAGTCACGCCGAACACGCCACCCTGACTGAACGCGCCGCCCGATTCGACGCACTCGTTGACGAGCGTTGGCGGGAGCTGGTCAAGGCGATCCGCGCGGGACTGCCCCGCGCGGCGCAGGTCGAGCGGTTCATGCCGGTCCGACCGCTGACCAACGGTCACGTCGAGCTGCACGTGCACGACACCTCGGCCCGCCGCCTCGTCGTGCTGCTCACCGGCGCGCAGGCCCTCGCCGTGGGCGCGCACCTGACCGCGTACGGGGCAACCAGCCTCGACCGCATCGGGCAAAAGCTCGACCCCGGTCTGCCGCACGTGAAGGCCGCCCCGCCGTTCGTCCCGCCCGGAGTCGCCGCTCAACCGGCCACCCCGGACGGTTCCGCCGGTCAACCGCTCGCCTGGTCCTGACCGTTGCCGGTGTGCCGCGCGGCCAGGGTCCACCCCCACGGGCCGCGCGGCACACCACCCGACATCCCCTCTGACTCACCACGGAGTACCGATGTACCGATCCATGGAGTACGGCGACACCGCGCGAGTGATCAAGCCGGCCGACCCGGTCGAGTACCGCCTCGGCACCGTCATCGACGTCCGCTATTCCACCCCGCACACCACCTACGCCCGCCGCTACACCCTTCGATTCCCCAACGGCGACGAGCGCACCTACCCAGCCGCGCACGTCAAGCGAGCCACCCGGGCCGACGACCGCGCCGCCCTGGAGGCCGCGCTCACCACGGCGGCCGAGGCGGTACGCGACGCCTGCCGCATCGCCCACGACTACGACGCCGACCTCAGCACCGGAACCGCGAGCCTGCTGCGGCGGCTGATCGACCTCGCGAGCCTGCGCCTCGGACTCACTTTCAACCCCGCCAACCCCACCCGGCCGCAGCTCACCCGCCACCAGGACGGAGGCGACCAGTAATGCCACCGAATTCCCCGCCCCCCGAGGAATCCGCCCGACCTCCCGAAGTGGCAGCGCTCGACGCGAGCACGGGGCCGGTCCCGGAGTCGCTCTACTGCCGCCGCTGCCGTCGCGCACTCAACGTCCGC
Protein-coding regions in this window:
- a CDS encoding DUF932 domain-containing protein — encoded protein: MAHELETLANGQTAFASARLTAWHQLGTVTDACMTAQEVMSKAWLGGWEVRKIALQGIEVTERGVTKVDCPDKYMTVRTNPATGETEYLGVVGEDYSVVQNEQVAETLNLLVDASGAHFETAGSMRKGRSVFVTMKLPTAMRIAGVDDMDLYLAATTSHDGTAALRLDATPVRIVCANTQALAYQRSRSSYTFRHTSNVTSKIAEARQALGLMWKAFHDFETEAEKMINESLTMGEFEKIVAQVWPLADDASDTAKNNAKQRTNTLRYLIRDADTQKAIKGTRWAGYQAITEYVDHFAPAKTDLARASRALTGAGADLKARAFELLAV